The sequence GTAAGCCTCCTTCCCAATACCTTTCATGTTCTTCATGTTATCTGGGATGCACTCAACTTTGTTTCTGTTTCCGTTTTGAGTTATTGCGTTGCTCCCTACATAGTTTTTCTTGTAATATATTGTCGAGTTTATTACGTATGGTACTCTTCCATATCATAATTGTGATAGACTATTATTGGTTCACCTGACACACACCCcattttttatttggtttttttaGTTCTAtgtatttttttagtaattatctATTTGTATGTGCTATTTCATTTACTTAGACATTGATAAGAGCTGGATTACAAAGCCACGAGGTAGTGTAGAATATAGGGATGGACTGAATATATTCCTAGACTTCGCATTTGTCAATGCATCATCCGATGGGATGATACATTGTCCATGCCCTATGTGTGGGTTCCGGTTTTTCCAGACTAGAGAAGATGCATACGATCATCTTCTGATGAAACCATTTCCCCCTAACTATACCTTTTGGTTACATCACGGTGAGAGGATCGTAGACGAGAGGCCCAGCGGTAGGGAAGAACTAGATCCCACTATAAATTCAGGAGATCAAATGTGTGACATGATCCACGACGCATTCGATTTGCCGGGACTGCAGAGTGAGGATGAAGATCCCATGGATGGGCATGCTAGAGACGTTGCGGATGGGTTGCCGTACTTATCTGATGAACCTAGTCATGAGGCTCGTGCCTTTCAAGACTTGCTTAAGGACGGCGAGCAGGAATTATATCCGGGATGTTCAAGATTCTCGAAGCTGTCTTTCCTGGTGAGGCTGTACCATATAAAGTGCATGTGTGGAGTGAGCAACAAGGCTTTTGGATTGATTCTAGAGCTATTAAGGGATGCCTTTGAGCATGCACAGATTCCGAAGACCTTGCACGATGCCAAGAGGATCATAAGGAAGTTGGGTATTGAGTACAAGAAGATAGATGCATGTCCGAATGACTGCATGCTATACCAGGGTTCCGACCATGACCTGTCTAGATGTAAACGGTGTGGAGCATCCAAGTGGAAGCAGAAGACCAGGAAGAATTCTGTAGTAAGGATCAACGTCATT is a genomic window of Arachis ipaensis cultivar K30076 chromosome B06, Araip1.1, whole genome shotgun sequence containing:
- the LOC107647292 gene encoding uncharacterized protein LOC107647292, translated to MCYFIYLDIDKSWITKPRGSVEYRDGLNIFLDFAFVNASSDGMIHCPCPMCGFRFFQTREDAYDHLLMKPFPPNYTFWLHHGERIVDERPSGREELDPTINSGDQMCDMIHDAFDLPGLQSEDEDPMDGHARDVADGLPYLSDEPSHEARAFQDLLKDGEQELYPGCSRFSKLSFLVRLYHIKCMCGVSNKAFGLILELLRDAFEHAQIPKTLHDAKRIIRKLGIEYKKIDACPNDCMLYQGSDHDLSRCKRCGASKWKQKTRKNSVVRINVIVKKNGKPQAAKVLRYFPLIPRLQQLSMSRKTAVDILWHKRGTNSDGFLRHPKDGEG